The nucleotide sequence CAGCAAGGTAAATTCACCCCGGCTGAAATCGAATACCTCAATCTCTATGGTGATCTCTGCCGTAACCGCCTCAATCCTGAGGAAATTCCCCTTGAAAAACTGATTTACCGTGCCTGATTATTAAGAACACCAATTTAGCCAGAGGATGAGGCAGATACCCGTTGTTATTCCTCCTTACCCAATAGCACTATGGAAAGCACGCTGAAACAGTCCCCACTCCAATCCACCCGGCTCACCCTGCCCGCGATCGCCCCGGCTACAGATACAGAAATCCTGGCATACTTACGGCGCACCTGCAAAATTGCAGAACTGGCTACTGCCGCAGAGCGGGATGCCCTGGTTTTGCAATTGTGTGAACAACTGAATATCACCCTGTCCGATCAGGAGTGGCAGGCAGCAGGAGATGCCTTTCGAGCAGAACACTGTCTGCTTGGTGCTGCTGAAACGCTCACCTGGCTGGATCGTCAGCGGATCACTGTAGAAGACTGGTCACAGGGCATTCGAGTTGCATTGCTGACTAAAAAGTTGCAGGAGCATCTGTTTGGGGAAAATGTCGATGGTCACTACCTGAACAATCGTGAGCAGTACAGACGGGTTGCCGTTTCCCAAATTCTGGTAAGCGAGTTGTCTGAAGCCCTGCGACTGCTTCAACTCCTGCGCCAGGGACAGGCTTCCTTCTCTGCCCTTGCGCTGGAATACTCAAAAGGTAAACGGTCTAAGGAAAATGGCGGCTTTGTCGGTGTGCGGTTTTTAGCCGAATTGATTCCCGAAATTGCAGCGGCGATCGCAGACGCTGAAGCAGGCCAGTTAATTGGTCCCATTTCTACCAAATTCGGTTGCCACATCCTTCGGGTGGAGAAATGGTTTGTGGCTGAATTAACCCCAGAGGTTCGAGATCACATCCTTGCAACTTTATTTCAACTGTGGTTACAGAACCATGATGCTGTTGTTGCCCAGGGCTGGCAGGAAAATTTGTAAATCTGGTATAAAAGCCTATCCGAAAAGCCCCAATGGACAAAGCTCAAATCCAGACTGAGGAAGTTTTCGGATAGGCTTTAAGTAGATGATGGTGGGAAAACCGATATATGTAAAGAAAAGTAAAAATACTCAAAATGAGTATCCATTGGGAATTTTATGATTGTTTGCATTCAGTTACATAGTTGAATGGTACTGACATAAGAGATTAAGGATTTCCAACTTCTCGAAGAAGTTGGAAATCTGAGCGAGTGCATTCCGCTTAATTCAGGGACATTCGTTACATAGCTAAGTTTACTCATCACCATTCACTTAGCTGAGATCTTGCATCCTTTATTCAGCAATGCCAGTTGAGTGTCACGCTATCGGTGGTTTCTAAAGACAAAGCGATCCATCTGGGGGTGGATTCAACCGGAGTGAAAGTATACGGGGAGGGGGAATGGAAGATCCGTCAGCACGGGGTGAGTCAGCAAAGTCGAGGGTCAATTCACCAACGCATGGTGGAGGCAACTGACTTTCCCTGATTCATGCAACAAAGCCATAAATTCAGTTAAACCCACCAACATCGACTGCTAGAATCTTCATACTATAGCGTTTTTCAATTGAGAAACGCTATATTGCCCTTACGGCAGTCGGTGTTTTCCATGAATGGACTTTCCTTACATATAACAGGGGACAGGGGACAGAAGACGGCGTTACAGAAAAGGAAAGATGACAAGCTCAGGTTTTGAGCGTTCTAATTTGCCTGACCTGGATGGCTACCGCTATAACTACTTCAAGTTCGAGTACTCTGCTACCCTCTATTTAATTGATTTAATCTATTTCCCGTCTCTCCCCCTCCTGCCTCCCCATGTTTCCTATCATCTATTCCAACGAGTTCTTGCACCATGAAACTGGCTACTTCCACCCTGAAAAACCAGAGCGTTTGACGGCCATTAAAAATGCTTTGAAAAGGATTCCCTGGGCAGATCAGTTGGAGTGGCGATTGCCGACACCATTGGAGCAGCGTCCTGTAATGCCTCTGCTGCAAAAGATTCATTCACCACGCTATATCGAAGCGGTTCGCCAGTTAGCTAATCGGGGAGGAGGGTATCTGGATCCGGATACTCCTGTATCTGCGCGTAGTTTTGAAGTGGCACAGTTGGCGGTCAATGCCTGGCTGGATGGAGTTGAGCAGGTTTTGGCAACAGGTGAACCCGCCTTTGTGCTGGCACGTCCCCCAGGTCACCATGCCCTCCGTTCCCTTGGGATGGGATTTTGTATTTTTTCGAATGCGGCGATCGCAGCTCACTATGCGCTGGAGCAGCCAGGTGTTCACCGAGTCGGTATTCTAGATTGGGATGTCCATCATGGCAACGGAACCCAGGCGATTACAGAAACCAACCCCCAGATTGCCTATGTTTCGCTTCATGAGTGGCCCCAATATCCGGGGACAGGGTCTGAAGATGAGCGAGGTTTGTATGACAATGTGCTGAACTTACCCATGAAACCGGGCAGCACGATGGAGCAATATCGCCCCGCCTTTGAACAAAAAGTCATCCCCTTCCTGAAGAACTTTCAGCCCGATCTGCTGATTGTCAGTGCCGGGTATGATGCCAATGCAGACGATCCACTGGCTGACATTGCTCTACAGCCGGGTGACTACGGAGTTTTCACAGACTATTGCCTGCAAGTTACCCGCCGCATTCTATTTGGTTTAGAGGGAGGATATGATCTGGATGCCATCTCCCAATCCGTTGTGGCAACGATCGCTCAGTGCTTAGGAACCAGAATACAATAAGGACCTCGCCGGAAAAACATCCAATGACATCTGGCAGGCTCTATCACTTTTTCAACGTGAGTGCTCAGCCAAATGGTATTGGGTATAGTAACGCCCATTGACGATCGCTGCAAATCCCAATATTCACGCAATGGATTGAATATAGCCCTTTTCAAGGGTGCGAGGTACCTTACTCAATTATTTCTGCCAACCTGCTACCATCGTATTGGTGAGTGGAACATCGGTAAGGTCGGGGGGAAGTTTACGTACGTAGTGTTCCAGATATAGCGATCCTATCTGGATGGTGAGAAACCTGGGGAATCCTTTTTCACAAAGGCTCTCACTCTCACAACTGATTTAGGGCTGCTATATGTGGATGGGAGCGTGGAAACGTTCCACCAAACTGCAAACTCATTCGTAAAACCCTTGCTATCCATGTCGATTGTTAACCAGATTTTTGAATTGGAAACGGAAGTGGGAATCGGTATCTACGATATCACGCCACAGATCAAAGATTTGCTGGCTTCCACCTCCATTCGGAATGGGCAGGTGCTCGTTTTTTCACGCCATACAACAACGGCTCTTGCCATCAACGAATATGAAGAACGGCTTCTGGAAGATGTTAAGGGATTTCTCAGAAAGCTGGCACCGGCAGACGATCGCTACCTGCATAACGATCTGCATCTGCGGGTTGGCATTCCCGATGATGAGCCAATGAATGCCCACTCCCACCTGATGGCAATGATGCTGGCAACCAGCGAAATAATTCCCGTGGTGGATGGCAGGCTCGCCCTGGGAACCTATCAATCCGTGCTGTTTTTTGAGTTGGATGGTCCCCGCAGGCGGACTGTTTTTTGCCAGATTGCTGGAGAATCCCAGGATTCTGGCTAATCCGGTGCAAATCTGGCTAATCCGGTGCAAAAATAACCGGCAGATGCCTAAGATGAAAAAGATTGGAACCTTTGTGAATCCCTATGAGCTACTCTTCAACCCAGCCAATTTCTGAATTTGAGTCTGTGCCCCAGGAATCTGGAGACAGTAAATCCGGAGACAGTAAATATGGTGAGCGGTTAATTGCTGAAGGAGAGTTAATTACCTTTCCCAATCCCAGAGTGGGTCGGCGCTACAACATCCACATTACGCTGCCAGAGTTTACCTGCAAGTGTCCATTTTCGGGTTATCCAGACTTTGCCACTATTTACATCACCTATGTGCCAGACCAGAAGGTGGTGGAGTTGAAAGCGATCAAGCTTTACATCAATAGCTACCGCGATCGCTACATTTCCCACGAAGAATCGATTAATCAAATCCTGGATGATTTCGTTGCTGCCTGCAATCCATTAGAGGTCAAAATCAAAGGTGACTTCAACCCACGGGGCAATGTTCATACGGTAGTTGAAGTTGAGCATCGGAAAGCCGATGCAACTTAGGGCAGGCCCACAATTTTTTGGGGTGCCTCGATACATGATCGTCTGCCTGGCGACTACCCCTGGAAAAGAAAAACGCGATCGCATCGGGAAAAGCCTGGCGCAGAATTTCTTTCCAGGGTAAGTCCTGATCGGCGTTGCTGAAAAGCTGGATGGCTCGAAACGTCGTTTCAAGCCATCCAGTATCTTTTCCATCCCCAGATTCAGCAATGCTGATTGGGGCGTGGGACATTGGAACTTAAAAGCCATGAGATAGTAGTGCAATCGTATTGCAGAATTTCAAAATTTAGAACCTACTCCAATCAGGACAAAGTTTCAGGCATTTGTTCCGGATAAATTCCATGGATTCAGGAACATGTAAACAGATTTACTCTGTTTTTGCTCTGGTTTTGTCCATTTTTATCTATGCAACGAGCGATCGCAGGGATCAAGAGTCGCTGGCGAAATTTCTATTACCGCAGACTGGGCGTCAAGCTGACTGGCTATGTCTGGATGCGGGAAATTGAGATTCCCCGCAATTACGGCGACATTGAATTGGAGGGCGGTTGTTCCCTGGATCGGGGTGTGGTCCTCCTGTGCAGTGGTGAACCGTTACCCCATCCCAAAATTCGCATTGGTGCCAGCACGTATATCAATCGCCATACATTTATCGATGCGTCCCTTTCGATTGCCATTGGCAGGGAATGTGCCATTGGTCCTGGTTGTTATATCACTGACCACGATCACGGATTGGACTCAGATTTACCACCCCTGACACAACCGTTAATTTCTCAGCCGACTCAGATGGGCGATCGCGTCTGGCTGGGGGCAAACGTCACCGTTTTGAAAGGCGTGACGATTGGTCAAGGAGCTGTGATTGGTGCTGGCAGCGTTGTCACAAAGAATATTCCAGAGGGTGCGATCGCGGTTGGTGTTCCTGCCAGAGTGATTCGGTATAAACAGCCGTTACCTGTTCCAAATCTGGTTTACTAATTCAGCCATGCATACCTGTCAGATCACGGTTGCGATTCCCACCTATAACCGCCCGGAGAAGCTTCTGGAGAGCCTGGAAAAGATCCTTACCTGTAACCCTAAACCAGACGAGGTGATTGTCCACATTGATGGCAACGACCAGGTCACTGAAGCAGCCATTCAAAAGAGTGATTTCAGGCATGACATCACCATTATCAAAAGCCCAGTCCAGGTAGGACCAGGAGGGGGGCGCAATGTGGCGATCGCCCACGCCAGAAATCCAATTATCGCCAGCTTTGATGACGACTCCTACCCAATCGATTCTGACTATTTTCAAAGGCTCCAACAGTTATTTAAGGCCTTTCCAGAAGCCGCCGTGATTGGAGCTACAATCTTTCACCAGTTCGAAACCGTCACACCTGATGAGATCAAGGTTTCCTGGGTTTCTGAGTTTGTCGGCTGTGGTTGTGCTTACCGTAAAGACGTTTTTCAGCAAACTCAGGGTTATGTTCAGCTTCCGCTTGCCTACGGAATGGAAGAAGTCGATTTATCGCTCCGCCTGCACGACATGGGTTGGGGTATTCTGCAAAGCTCCTGGATCAGAGTGTTTCATAACACGATGCTGGAGCATCACAATGATGCTCGCATTACGGCTGCCAGTATTGCCAATCAGGCTTTGCTTGCCTATTTAAGATATCCTGTCGCTCTGTGGTGGTTGGGTCTGGGGCAATGTATCAACCGAATTAGCTGGCTCCTGCGTCACGGTAGAGTCGATGGCGTTGTCCAGGGACTGTTCAGAATACCTCAGTTGATTCTAAAACATCAGCAAAAGCGCCAGTCCGTTACCTATCAATCTTTGATCTCGTTTATCCAATTGCGCCGAAACGCGGTTCCTGCCCATCTATCGCTTAATTCCTTGCAATGAATCAGCCTGCCTGGATTTGCTGCCAATTAGGAGCAAGAGAACACTATGCGATTCCCCGGTCATTACACCAGCTAGAGGGTCTAGCATTGTTATTGACTGATGCATGGGTTTCACCCCATTCGCTACTGAATTATTTCCCTGGCAGGCTCCTGGCATCTCTAAAAGGACGTTTCCATACTGATCTGGCCAGTATTCAGGTAAAGGCATTCAATCCTTCGTTACTGCAATTTGAGTTGACCCAAAAACTGAAGAAAACTTCTGGTTGGGATCGGATCGTTGCTCGCAATCACTGGTTTCAGCAGCAGGCTGTGCAGCATTTGCAGGCGATCGCCCCCCAACTGAGCCGATCCACAGTTCTGTTTTCCTACAGTTACACCGCCCTGGAGTTGTTTCGCTTTGCCAGAGAACAGGGCTGGCAAACGGTGTTAGGTCAAATCGATCCGGGTCCTCTGGAAGAAAAGCTGGTTATGGAGGAACAGGCGAAGCATCCTGCCCTTGAACCGGGCTGGCATCCTGTACCCTCCAGTTACTGGGAAACCTGGCAACAGGAATGTGCCCTGGCAGATGCGATCGTGGTTAATTCCGATTGGTCAAAGCAATTGCTGGAACAGGCGGGAATCGACCCGGACAAAATTCGGCTGGTCCCCCTGGTATATGAACCCCCGCCAGAGGCAACCCAATTTACTCGCACCTATCCCTCAGAATTTACTCAGGAGCGCCCACTGCGAGTTTTATTTTTAGGAAATGTGACCCTCCGGAAAGGGATTGCCGCCCTATTAGAAGCCATCAATTTATTAGAAGGAAAGCCAGTCGAGTTCTGGATGGTGGGTGCTCAGCAAATTTCCATTCCGGCCCGGTTTCAGAGCCATCCCCAAGTTCGCTGGGTGGGGCAGGTGCCCCGCCGTGAAACAGCTCGCTACTACCGGGAAGCCGATGTGTTTTTGTTCCCCACCCTCTCCGATGGATTTGGGTTGACCCAACTGGAGGCACAGGCCTGGAAATTACCCCTGATTGCTTCCCGGTTTTGTGGGGAAGTGGTGCGGAATCAGGTAAATGGCTGGGTGTTGCAGGAGGTGACGGGAGGGGCGATCGCAGCCGCCATTCAGTCCTGTTTAGACCATCCCCAACAACTCTCAGACTGGACCCAAAATGCACTTCTACTCAACCAATTTAACCTGTCATCGTTAGCCAACCAGCTTCAACATCTTGTTGCGTAATGGACTCGACTACCCGGCTTCATGCCACCTTCTATTCAATTGTGCCTTCGCCTTACCAGCGGGATCTATTCTATGCTCTATCCCAACGTCCCGAAATCCAGCTCACTGTT is from Leptothermofonsia sichuanensis E412 and encodes:
- a CDS encoding histone deacetylase family protein, whose amino-acid sequence is MFPIIYSNEFLHHETGYFHPEKPERLTAIKNALKRIPWADQLEWRLPTPLEQRPVMPLLQKIHSPRYIEAVRQLANRGGGYLDPDTPVSARSFEVAQLAVNAWLDGVEQVLATGEPAFVLARPPGHHALRSLGMGFCIFSNAAIAAHYALEQPGVHRVGILDWDVHHGNGTQAITETNPQIAYVSLHEWPQYPGTGSEDERGLYDNVLNLPMKPGSTMEQYRPAFEQKVIPFLKNFQPDLLIVSAGYDANADDPLADIALQPGDYGVFTDYCLQVTRRILFGLEGGYDLDAISQSVVATIAQCLGTRIQ
- a CDS encoding secondary thiamine-phosphate synthase enzyme YjbQ gives rise to the protein MSIVNQIFELETEVGIGIYDITPQIKDLLASTSIRNGQVLVFSRHTTTALAINEYEERLLEDVKGFLRKLAPADDRYLHNDLHLRVGIPDDEPMNAHSHLMAMMLATSEIIPVVDGRLALGTYQSVLFFELDGPRRRTVFCQIAGESQDSG
- the queF gene encoding preQ(1) synthase, which produces MSYSSTQPISEFESVPQESGDSKSGDSKYGERLIAEGELITFPNPRVGRRYNIHITLPEFTCKCPFSGYPDFATIYITYVPDQKVVELKAIKLYINSYRDRYISHEESINQILDDFVAACNPLEVKIKGDFNPRGNVHTVVEVEHRKADAT
- a CDS encoding glycosyltransferase family 4 protein, with protein sequence MNQPAWICCQLGAREHYAIPRSLHQLEGLALLLTDAWVSPHSLLNYFPGRLLASLKGRFHTDLASIQVKAFNPSLLQFELTQKLKKTSGWDRIVARNHWFQQQAVQHLQAIAPQLSRSTVLFSYSYTALELFRFAREQGWQTVLGQIDPGPLEEKLVMEEQAKHPALEPGWHPVPSSYWETWQQECALADAIVVNSDWSKQLLEQAGIDPDKIRLVPLVYEPPPEATQFTRTYPSEFTQERPLRVLFLGNVTLRKGIAALLEAINLLEGKPVEFWMVGAQQISIPARFQSHPQVRWVGQVPRRETARYYREADVFLFPTLSDGFGLTQLEAQAWKLPLIASRFCGEVVRNQVNGWVLQEVTGGAIAAAIQSCLDHPQQLSDWTQNALLLNQFNLSSLANQLQHLVA
- a CDS encoding acyltransferase, producing MQRAIAGIKSRWRNFYYRRLGVKLTGYVWMREIEIPRNYGDIELEGGCSLDRGVVLLCSGEPLPHPKIRIGASTYINRHTFIDASLSIAIGRECAIGPGCYITDHDHGLDSDLPPLTQPLISQPTQMGDRVWLGANVTVLKGVTIGQGAVIGAGSVVTKNIPEGAIAVGVPARVIRYKQPLPVPNLVY
- a CDS encoding glycosyltransferase family 2 protein, with product MHTCQITVAIPTYNRPEKLLESLEKILTCNPKPDEVIVHIDGNDQVTEAAIQKSDFRHDITIIKSPVQVGPGGGRNVAIAHARNPIIASFDDDSYPIDSDYFQRLQQLFKAFPEAAVIGATIFHQFETVTPDEIKVSWVSEFVGCGCAYRKDVFQQTQGYVQLPLAYGMEEVDLSLRLHDMGWGILQSSWIRVFHNTMLEHHNDARITAASIANQALLAYLRYPVALWWLGLGQCINRISWLLRHGRVDGVVQGLFRIPQLILKHQQKRQSVTYQSLISFIQLRRNAVPAHLSLNSLQ
- a CDS encoding peptidylprolyl isomerase; the protein is MESTLKQSPLQSTRLTLPAIAPATDTEILAYLRRTCKIAELATAAERDALVLQLCEQLNITLSDQEWQAAGDAFRAEHCLLGAAETLTWLDRQRITVEDWSQGIRVALLTKKLQEHLFGENVDGHYLNNREQYRRVAVSQILVSELSEALRLLQLLRQGQASFSALALEYSKGKRSKENGGFVGVRFLAELIPEIAAAIADAEAGQLIGPISTKFGCHILRVEKWFVAELTPEVRDHILATLFQLWLQNHDAVVAQGWQENL